In Candidatus Sulfotelmatobacter sp., a genomic segment contains:
- the tdh gene encoding L-threonine 3-dehydrogenase, translating to MAGAATDRTMLAVVKPEAAAGAEVREVKIPAFGRNDVLVKVKVASICGTDLHIYNWDRWAQKRIHPPLIPGHEFCGEVAAFGDEVTSVKEGDFVSAEMHVACGKCLQCRTGEAHICQNVKIIGVDADGAFAEYVVIPESNIWKLDPAIPLDYASILDPLGNAVHTVLAGEIAAKSVAVTGCGPIGLFSIAVAKAVGATSVFAIEVNEHRAKIAREMKADYVLNPAKENVNAIVMEKTGGLGVDVVLEMAGHPDSIRTAFDIVRRGGRISLLGLTSKPISLNFSEDIIFKGITVQGINGRRMYQTWYQMTALLKSGKLDLHPVITDRIPMKDFGKAMERLKTGEASKILVYPNGVR from the coding sequence ATGGCAGGGGCAGCGACAGATCGAACAATGCTGGCGGTGGTGAAGCCGGAAGCGGCGGCGGGCGCGGAAGTTCGCGAGGTGAAGATTCCCGCCTTCGGACGAAACGACGTGCTGGTGAAAGTAAAGGTCGCGTCGATTTGCGGCACCGATCTGCACATCTATAACTGGGACCGCTGGGCGCAGAAGCGCATTCATCCGCCGCTGATTCCGGGGCACGAATTCTGCGGAGAAGTGGCGGCGTTCGGCGACGAGGTCACCAGCGTGAAGGAAGGCGACTTCGTCTCTGCGGAAATGCATGTGGCCTGCGGCAAATGCCTGCAATGCCGTACCGGCGAAGCACACATTTGCCAGAATGTGAAAATCATCGGGGTCGACGCCGACGGTGCGTTTGCCGAGTATGTGGTGATTCCGGAATCGAACATCTGGAAACTCGATCCCGCGATTCCGCTCGATTACGCATCGATTCTCGATCCGCTGGGCAATGCCGTTCACACGGTATTGGCTGGGGAGATTGCGGCCAAGAGCGTAGCAGTGACCGGATGCGGGCCGATCGGGCTATTTTCGATTGCTGTCGCAAAGGCGGTGGGTGCAACTTCGGTCTTCGCCATTGAAGTGAACGAGCATCGCGCGAAGATTGCGCGGGAGATGAAGGCCGACTACGTTCTTAATCCGGCGAAAGAAAACGTGAATGCAATCGTGATGGAGAAGACCGGCGGACTGGGCGTGGACGTCGTGCTGGAAATGGCCGGGCATCCGGATTCGATTCGCACGGCCTTTGATATCGTGCGGCGCGGCGGAAGAATTTCTTTGCTCGGTCTGACGTCGAAGCCGATCTCGCTGAATTTTTCCGAAGACATCATCTTCAAGGGCATTACTGTACAGGGCATCAACGGCCGCCGCATGTATCAGACGTGGTATCAGATGACCGCGCTGCTCAAGAGCGGGAAACTCGATTTGCATCCGGTGATTACGGATCGTATTCCCATGAAAGACTTCGGGAAAGCGATGGAGCGGCTGAAGACCGGCGAGGCCAGCAAGATTCTGGTGTATCCGAACGGTGTACGGTGA
- a CDS encoding glycine C-acetyltransferase gives MTATRTNPLSYLSDQLNELKAKGTHFKLRVLDDEQAPVCTFDGKKVINLASNNYLGLTTHPKLREAALEATRKFGVGSGAVRTIAGTMKIHMELEEKIARFKNVEACVVFQSGFAANAGTVSAVLGKDDFIISDALNHASIIDGARLSKAKILVFRHKDIAHAEEQLASIKDQSGKKLLITDGVFSMDGDIGPLPALCDLAEKYGAIMMVDDAHASGVLGRNGRGTIDHFGMHGRVDIQVGTLSKAIGALGGYVCGTRDLIDFLYHRARPFLFSTSHPPSVAATCIAAFDVLENEPERMEKLWENTRFWKKELGALGFDIGGRTTPASETPITPIIIGDGKLTMEFSRALFNEGVLGTGIAFPTVPEGKARIRTIMTATHTQEELERALEVLKTAGKRMGILS, from the coding sequence ATGACTGCAACCCGCACCAACCCGCTCTCTTATCTCAGCGACCAGCTCAACGAACTCAAGGCCAAGGGCACGCACTTCAAGCTGCGCGTGCTTGATGACGAGCAGGCGCCCGTCTGCACGTTTGACGGGAAGAAAGTCATCAACCTGGCTTCGAACAATTATCTGGGGCTGACAACGCATCCCAAGCTGCGCGAGGCGGCGCTGGAGGCGACGCGAAAATTCGGTGTGGGATCGGGCGCGGTGCGCACGATTGCCGGGACGATGAAGATCCACATGGAACTGGAGGAGAAGATTGCGCGCTTCAAAAATGTCGAGGCGTGCGTCGTTTTTCAGTCGGGTTTTGCGGCCAATGCCGGCACGGTGTCGGCGGTGCTGGGCAAAGACGATTTCATTATCTCCGACGCGCTGAACCACGCGTCGATCATCGACGGCGCGCGGCTGTCGAAGGCGAAGATTCTCGTGTTCCGCCACAAAGACATCGCGCACGCGGAAGAACAACTCGCCAGCATCAAGGACCAATCGGGCAAGAAGCTGCTGATTACCGACGGAGTTTTCTCAATGGATGGCGACATTGGTCCGCTGCCCGCGCTGTGCGATCTAGCAGAAAAGTACGGCGCCATCATGATGGTCGATGACGCGCACGCTTCCGGAGTATTGGGACGCAATGGGCGGGGCACGATCGATCACTTCGGCATGCACGGGCGCGTGGACATTCAGGTGGGAACTCTGTCGAAGGCGATTGGCGCACTCGGCGGCTACGTATGCGGGACGCGCGATCTGATCGATTTTCTGTATCACCGGGCGCGGCCATTTCTGTTTTCGACGTCGCATCCGCCGTCGGTGGCGGCCACGTGCATCGCGGCCTTCGACGTTCTTGAAAACGAACCCGAGCGTATGGAAAAACTGTGGGAGAACACGCGCTTCTGGAAGAAAGAACTCGGGGCTCTGGGCTTCGACATTGGCGGGCGCACAACTCCGGCCAGCGAAACTCCGATCACACCAATCATCATCGGCGACGGCAAACTCACCATGGAATTCTCACGCGCATTATTTAACGAAGGCGTCCTAGGAACCGGGATCGCATTCCCGACCGTGCCGGAGGGCAAGGCGCGCATCCGCACCATCATGACGGCGACGCATACGCAGGAAGAGTTGGAGCGAGCGCTGGAAGTGCTGAAGACCGCCGGGAAGCGGATGGGGATTTTGAGCTAA
- a CDS encoding dihydroorotase encodes MLNAKSQKRDASSLLIKGGHLIDPAAKINAPMDVLLRDGRVAEIALPNKSRGGADERFDARGLIVAPGFIDLHVHLREPGQSYKETIATGTAAAAVGGFTSVCTMPNTAPVVDTPEWVAWLRHPERAAVVNVFPIAAATRGSKGGTLTDFAALQRAGAIAVTDDGKPILDDDVMRMALRLGAELNFPVVQHAEDTRLTENASMHAGPTSFRLGLRAMPASAEAAIVDRDVTLAQQIRESRLHVAHLSTADALKAVRRGKRGVNGARAAGRVTCEVTPHHFTLIDENVGEYDTNYKMNPPLRSATDLEAILVALADGTVDAIATDHAPHALHEKQVEFERASFGITGLETALALAITKLHRKHKIPLTRIVELFTAGPARVFDLPRRGTLVRDSIADVTIFDPKKRWTFEAAKSRSLSHNTPFDGWQFTGKVAATIVGGKLVYRAD; translated from the coding sequence ATGCTGAACGCTAAGAGCCAAAAGCGAGACGCCTCCAGCCTGCTGATCAAAGGCGGCCATCTCATCGACCCGGCGGCGAAAATCAATGCGCCGATGGACGTCCTGCTGCGCGATGGCCGCGTCGCCGAAATCGCCCTGCCAAACAAAAGTCGCGGTGGAGCGGACGAAAGATTTGACGCCCGGGGGCTCATCGTCGCTCCCGGATTCATCGACCTGCACGTTCACTTGCGCGAACCTGGCCAGAGCTACAAAGAAACCATTGCCACGGGTACCGCTGCCGCTGCTGTCGGAGGATTCACGTCCGTCTGCACCATGCCCAACACCGCGCCCGTGGTCGACACGCCGGAGTGGGTCGCGTGGCTGCGCCATCCAGAACGAGCGGCCGTGGTCAATGTTTTTCCCATCGCCGCCGCAACGCGCGGCAGCAAGGGAGGAACGCTCACCGATTTCGCCGCCTTACAGCGCGCGGGAGCGATCGCTGTTACCGACGATGGCAAGCCCATTCTCGACGACGACGTGATGCGAATGGCGCTTCGCCTCGGCGCGGAACTGAATTTCCCCGTCGTGCAGCACGCCGAAGATACGCGTCTCACCGAAAACGCGTCCATGCACGCCGGCCCTACGAGCTTCCGCCTGGGTCTGCGAGCTATGCCCGCGTCGGCTGAAGCCGCCATTGTCGATCGTGATGTCACACTGGCGCAGCAGATTCGCGAATCGCGTTTGCACGTCGCTCATCTTTCCACCGCCGACGCGCTCAAGGCCGTCCGCCGCGGTAAGCGGGGCGTGAATGGCGCTCGTGCCGCTGGTAGAGTGACCTGCGAAGTCACGCCGCATCATTTCACTCTGATCGACGAAAACGTCGGAGAATACGACACCAACTACAAGATGAATCCTCCGTTGCGCTCGGCGACCGATCTGGAAGCGATTCTGGTTGCGCTCGCAGACGGTACGGTGGATGCGATTGCCACTGACCACGCCCCACACGCCCTACACGAAAAGCAGGTTGAGTTCGAGCGCGCCAGCTTCGGCATTACCGGGCTAGAAACCGCGCTGGCCTTGGCGATCACGAAGCTCCATCGCAAACACAAAATTCCGCTGACACGTATCGTCGAACTTTTCACCGCCGGACCAGCCCGAGTATTCGACCTGCCCCGGCGCGGAACGCTGGTACGCGACAGCATTGCCGACGTAACCATCTTCGATCCTAAGAAGCGCTGGACCTTCGAAGCCGCCAAGTCGCGCTCGTTGTCGCACAACACTCCGTTTGACGGCTGGCAGTTCACTGGGAAGGTCGCGGCAACGATTGTGGGCGGCAAGCTTGTTTATCGCGCAGATTGA
- a CDS encoding aspartate carbamoyltransferase catalytic subunit, translated as MNKPARGSLLGIEHLDANEILGLLKLARRMNPQKPRPQLRGKRVVLLFYEASTRTRSSFEFAAKSLGAMTTLVQSSGSSIEKGESLIDTGYTLRAIGADCIVIRHPSAGAPHLMARHLDIPVINAGDGMHEHPSQALLDAFTILKHKKSLKGLQATIIGDIFHSRVARSACHLLTKFGVKLTLCGPPEFVPDVASTLASGLRITRHIEDALRGTDVVMLLRVQKERLAGRKIRLPDYIARYQMTAARLKLAKRDAIVMHPGPIIRGLELTAEVADGPHSVIVDEVHNGVPTRMAILVRALGKGK; from the coding sequence ATGAATAAGCCCGCACGCGGCTCGCTGCTCGGGATTGAACATCTCGACGCGAATGAAATCCTGGGCCTGCTCAAACTCGCGCGCCGCATGAACCCGCAGAAACCCCGCCCGCAGCTGCGTGGCAAGCGCGTCGTGCTTCTTTTTTACGAAGCCTCGACCCGCACGCGCTCATCGTTCGAATTTGCCGCAAAATCTTTGGGCGCGATGACCACGCTGGTGCAGTCCTCCGGGTCGAGCATCGAAAAAGGCGAGTCGCTTATCGATACCGGCTATACCCTGCGCGCGATTGGGGCGGATTGCATCGTCATCCGCCACCCGTCAGCGGGAGCGCCGCACTTGATGGCGCGGCATCTCGACATTCCCGTCATTAACGCCGGCGACGGCATGCACGAGCATCCGTCGCAGGCGCTGCTCGATGCCTTCACCATTCTGAAGCACAAGAAGTCGCTCAAAGGACTGCAAGCCACGATCATCGGCGATATTTTTCACAGCCGCGTCGCCCGCAGCGCCTGCCATCTGTTGACTAAGTTCGGAGTGAAGCTTACGCTCTGCGGCCCGCCCGAGTTCGTGCCCGATGTCGCCTCCACGCTCGCATCCGGGCTGCGAATCACGCGCCACATCGAAGACGCCTTGCGCGGTACCGACGTCGTTATGCTGCTGCGCGTTCAAAAAGAACGCCTGGCCGGTCGGAAGATCCGCCTGCCGGACTATATTGCAAGATACCAGATGACGGCAGCGCGCCTGAAACTGGCCAAGCGCGACGCCATTGTGATGCATCCGGGTCCGATTATCCGCGGCCTCGAATTGACCGCCGAAGTCGCCGACGGCCCGCATTCCGTGATCGTGGACGAGGTTCACAACGGCGTGCCCACGCGCATGGCAATCCTCGTACGGGCGCTAGGAAAAGGGAAATGA
- a CDS encoding glycoside hydrolase family 3 N-terminal domain-containing protein, producing the protein MSRIVPALILTLTLVLPAFAKDKSKHPGPINPTRGDKWAEKTLRQLTLEEKIGQVFMIWCRAGFLNMQNPEYLQWLADMQKYHVGSFAMSVHVDGPFLLRTEPYEAAELLNRLQKESKLPLLFAADFERGVATRLMGTANFPHAMAFGADGKIEDAENFGRITAQEARAIGVHWNFFPDADVNSNPANPIINTRSFGEDPKQVGDLVAAYIKGAHEGGMLTTVKHFPGHGDTATDSHLGVASVNGDRAHLDSIELPPFRQAIAAGVDSVMIAHVTVPALDSDPNHVASISPAVVSDLLEKQMEFKGLIVTDALDMAGLTHLFANDIGRAAVEAFKAGNDLLIIPADLGASYESMLKAVRSGEISRQRLDHSVLKILKIKGSLGLNKTRTVDPGAIATTIGRPENITFGQLVADSAITLVRDNGKVLPLKSKGTGKTGLPYMTREETHNQTLAVIFSDDMRTESGRAFGREFRARIPDARVIYVDPRVAAGMSDEVLKAVDEAQTVIAAVYVIPTAGKIGNSVAMADATGTLLQQLLDHAAEKTMVIAMGNPYLASDFPKIENYMCTFSNASVSELGAVKALFGEISIRGHLPVTIPNVAQRGTGMERPAQVASGKGVDRHVQN; encoded by the coding sequence ATGTCCCGAATCGTTCCAGCCCTCATTCTTACCCTGACGCTAGTTCTCCCTGCCTTTGCTAAGGACAAAAGCAAGCACCCGGGCCCCATCAATCCCACGCGCGGTGACAAGTGGGCGGAGAAAACGCTACGTCAACTCACGCTGGAAGAAAAAATCGGGCAGGTCTTCATGATCTGGTGCCGCGCCGGTTTTCTCAACATGCAGAATCCCGAGTATCTGCAATGGCTGGCGGACATGCAGAAATATCACGTGGGCTCGTTCGCCATGTCGGTGCACGTCGACGGCCCGTTTCTGCTTCGCACCGAGCCCTACGAGGCTGCCGAACTGCTCAATCGCCTACAGAAGGAATCGAAGCTGCCCTTGCTGTTTGCCGCCGACTTCGAGCGCGGCGTCGCCACGCGCCTGATGGGGACCGCGAATTTTCCGCACGCCATGGCGTTCGGCGCCGATGGCAAAATTGAAGACGCCGAGAACTTCGGCCGCATTACCGCGCAGGAAGCCCGCGCCATCGGCGTGCACTGGAATTTTTTTCCCGACGCCGACGTCAACTCGAATCCCGCCAACCCGATTATCAACACGCGATCTTTTGGCGAAGATCCCAAACAAGTCGGCGACCTGGTCGCCGCCTATATCAAGGGAGCGCATGAGGGCGGAATGTTGACCACGGTGAAGCACTTTCCCGGCCACGGCGATACCGCCACCGACTCGCATCTGGGCGTGGCCAGCGTGAACGGCGACCGCGCGCATCTCGATTCGATCGAACTTCCGCCTTTTCGGCAGGCGATCGCCGCCGGCGTCGACTCCGTGATGATCGCGCACGTCACCGTCCCGGCGCTCGATTCCGATCCCAATCATGTGGCCTCAATTTCGCCGGCGGTGGTCAGCGATCTGCTCGAAAAACAGATGGAATTCAAAGGCCTCATCGTGACCGACGCTCTCGATATGGCCGGCCTGACTCATCTTTTCGCCAACGATATCGGACGCGCCGCCGTAGAGGCCTTCAAGGCAGGCAACGACCTGCTGATCATCCCTGCCGATCTCGGAGCCTCTTATGAGTCCATGCTGAAGGCCGTGCGATCAGGCGAAATTTCGCGGCAGCGTCTCGATCATTCCGTTCTCAAGATTCTGAAAATAAAGGGCAGCCTGGGCCTGAACAAGACGCGCACGGTCGATCCCGGGGCGATCGCAACGACCATCGGAAGGCCGGAAAATATCACGTTTGGCCAACTGGTTGCCGACAGTGCCATCACCCTGGTTCGCGACAACGGCAAGGTGCTTCCCCTGAAATCCAAGGGAACCGGCAAGACTGGCCTTCCGTATATGACCAGAGAGGAGACCCATAACCAGACGCTGGCCGTTATTTTTTCGGACGACATGCGCACCGAATCCGGCCGCGCTTTTGGACGGGAGTTTCGCGCCCGCATCCCGGACGCGCGCGTGATCTATGTGGATCCGCGCGTTGCCGCCGGAATGAGCGACGAGGTTTTGAAGGCAGTGGATGAGGCACAAACTGTGATCGCAGCCGTCTATGTGATTCCGACCGCGGGGAAGATCGGAAACTCGGTCGCTATGGCGGATGCCACCGGCACACTGCTGCAACAATTACTCGACCATGCCGCGGAAAAGACGATGGTGATTGCGATGGGGAATCCGTACCTGGCCAGCGATTTCCCCAAGATCGAGAACTACATGTGCACATTTTCCAACGCGAGCGTCTCGGAACTGGGGGCGGTCAAAGCGCTCTTCGGCGAGATTTCGATTCGCGGGCATCTCCCCGTCACGATTCCCAACGTTGCCCAGCGCGGTACCGGCATGGAACGTCCGGCCCAAGTCGCCAGTGGGAAAGGAGTAGATCGACATGTTCAGAACTGA
- the miaA gene encoding tRNA (adenosine(37)-N6)-dimethylallyltransferase MiaA, which produces MGAEPIAASIQAEPLLVVIVGPTASGKTALSLSLARKFNGEIVNCDSLAMYRGFDIGTAKPTADERKRTPHHLFDFVDPTQYMTAGEYARQARHVLMEIKLRGHLPIVVGGTGLYLRALLEGLFPGPQRSEGLRDRLRASAARRGPNHLHGVLQRLDRATSEKIHANDAPKLIRAIEVCLASREKMSELWQQGRDPLKGFRILRLGLDPDRAELYERINLRASRMFEAGLVEETQTLLNKYGLAASPLASLGYKQAVQFLRGELIREQALQAAQQAHRNYAKRQLTWFRREPAVTWLKGFGEDVEMQRAAISRIEAAITRIENEM; this is translated from the coding sequence GTGGGTGCGGAGCCGATTGCCGCATCTATTCAGGCAGAGCCGCTGCTGGTCGTGATCGTCGGTCCGACCGCCAGTGGGAAGACGGCTTTGTCCCTTTCGCTCGCCCGGAAGTTCAACGGCGAGATCGTCAACTGCGATTCGTTGGCGATGTACCGCGGGTTCGATATCGGGACGGCCAAGCCCACCGCTGATGAGCGAAAGCGCACGCCTCATCATCTGTTCGATTTCGTCGATCCCACGCAATATATGACGGCGGGCGAATACGCGCGCCAGGCACGGCACGTGCTAATGGAAATCAAGCTGCGCGGGCACTTGCCCATTGTGGTCGGCGGCACCGGGCTATATTTGCGCGCATTGCTCGAAGGACTTTTCCCTGGTCCGCAACGCTCGGAAGGGTTGCGCGATCGCCTGCGCGCAAGCGCGGCAAGGCGCGGCCCAAATCATCTGCACGGTGTGCTGCAGCGCCTTGATCGCGCGACCTCCGAAAAAATCCACGCCAACGACGCGCCAAAGCTGATCCGCGCAATCGAAGTCTGCCTCGCGTCGCGAGAGAAAATGTCTGAACTCTGGCAGCAGGGTCGTGATCCATTAAAGGGTTTTCGAATTCTACGGCTAGGGCTTGATCCGGATCGCGCCGAGCTCTACGAACGGATCAACCTGCGGGCCAGCCGAATGTTCGAAGCCGGCCTGGTCGAAGAAACGCAGACGTTGCTGAACAAATACGGCTTAGCGGCAAGCCCGCTGGCATCACTTGGCTACAAGCAGGCGGTCCAATTCCTGCGCGGCGAACTTATCCGCGAGCAAGCCCTCCAAGCTGCCCAGCAAGCCCACCGCAACTACGCCAAGCGCCAGCTGACATGGTTCCGCCGCGAGCCGGCAGTCACATGGCTGAAGGGCTTCGGAGAAGATGTGGAGATGCAGCGCGCAGCCATCTCTCGCATTGAAGCAGCCATCACTCGCATTGAAAATGAGATGTGA
- a CDS encoding transcriptional regulator, whose protein sequence is MPVPQNHSRVARFGVFELDLSAGELRRSGVKLRLQGQPFQVLAVLLERAGEVVTREELQQRLWPSDTFVDFDHSLNTAINKVREALGDSASSPRYVETLARRGYRFIAPVQIPDGGHTSGATSSGHGAVATIVRPAIASSDPPVSIHPELEVPIPRRAITRGLFALIQLMYLAFYLSALFRIHDVQAVADLILPGWAATTLAAAVMVTAGIGIPLRCWLMSAVGFDYQRLGEKFRQIFPFVLALDQLWAVAPFLLIQEIGLGAAFAVSAALLYLPFSERTLIRMAYLPSQNRG, encoded by the coding sequence ATGCCTGTTCCACAAAATCACAGCCGCGTCGCGCGCTTTGGAGTTTTCGAACTCGACCTGAGCGCTGGCGAATTGCGCAGGAGCGGAGTTAAGTTGCGTCTGCAAGGGCAGCCGTTCCAGGTGCTGGCGGTGCTGCTCGAACGTGCCGGGGAGGTCGTAACGCGCGAGGAGTTGCAACAAAGGCTGTGGCCCTCTGATACCTTCGTCGACTTCGACCACAGCCTGAACACAGCCATCAACAAAGTGCGCGAGGCGCTGGGCGACTCCGCCTCCAGCCCGCGCTATGTCGAAACTTTGGCTCGCCGCGGATACCGCTTTATCGCTCCGGTCCAGATTCCCGACGGCGGGCACACTTCGGGTGCAACTTCTTCGGGACACGGCGCGGTCGCAACTATCGTGCGTCCCGCGATAGCCTCGTCCGATCCGCCTGTCTCGATTCATCCCGAACTCGAAGTTCCCATCCCGCGCCGCGCCATTACCCGCGGCCTGTTCGCGCTGATTCAATTGATGTATCTCGCGTTCTATCTGAGCGCCCTATTTCGCATTCACGATGTCCAGGCCGTCGCAGACTTGATTCTTCCGGGTTGGGCCGCGACGACACTCGCCGCCGCGGTGATGGTGACGGCTGGCATCGGCATCCCGCTGCGCTGCTGGTTGATGTCGGCAGTGGGATTCGACTATCAGCGGCTCGGCGAGAAATTCCGCCAGATTTTTCCCTTCGTGCTGGCGCTGGACCAGTTGTGGGCCGTCGCTCCGTTTCTCTTGATCCAAGAGATTGGACTGGGAGCAGCCTTCGCGGTCAGCGCGGCCCTGCTATACCTGCCGTTCTCAGAGCGCACGTTGATTCGCATGGCATATCTCCCTTCTCAGAATCGAGGTTAG
- a CDS encoding DUF4097 family beta strand repeat-containing protein produces MTPAAVKRLLLAVVAVAIVTNLPAYADEWSKTYTLSGKPDLRIDTSDANIRVTTWDQNTIEAKVITSHYKIGDGGIRVEEHQTGDSVDIEVRYPHHGLTIDWGQHRVDIVIQMPREGRVDLKTGDGKIDLAGLKGEMELHSGDGSENLEDVDGKLHASTGDGHITARGRFDELEVKTGDGHLEVRATQGSTLASGWRLETGDGNVSLEISPELTADVSLHTSDGHIDLDMPITTEGAIRQNEVHGKLNGGGNQLTIRTGDGSIHLRKG; encoded by the coding sequence ATGACACCTGCTGCCGTGAAGCGCCTGTTACTCGCCGTAGTGGCCGTCGCCATCGTCACCAACCTCCCCGCTTACGCCGACGAGTGGTCGAAGACCTACACCCTGAGCGGCAAGCCCGACCTGCGGATCGACACGTCGGACGCAAACATTCGCGTAACGACTTGGGATCAGAACACGATTGAAGCCAAGGTCATCACCAGCCATTACAAGATCGGCGATGGCGGCATCCGCGTCGAGGAGCATCAGACGGGCGACTCGGTCGACATTGAAGTGCGCTACCCGCACCACGGCCTCACCATCGATTGGGGCCAGCATCGCGTAGACATCGTCATCCAGATGCCGCGTGAGGGCCGGGTCGACTTGAAGACTGGCGATGGCAAAATCGACCTCGCCGGATTGAAGGGCGAGATGGAGTTGCATAGCGGCGACGGCTCGGAGAACCTGGAAGACGTTGACGGCAAACTGCACGCCTCGACTGGCGATGGCCACATCACGGCCCGTGGCCGCTTCGACGAACTCGAAGTAAAAACCGGCGACGGACACCTCGAAGTGCGCGCGACACAGGGCTCTACGCTGGCCTCAGGCTGGCGGCTTGAGACCGGCGACGGCAACGTTTCCCTTGAGATTTCCCCGGAACTCACGGCCGACGTGAGCCTGCACACGAGCGACGGCCATATCGATCTCGACATGCCGATTACCACGGAGGGCGCGATTCGCCAGAATGAGGTTCATGGCAAACTCAACGGCGGCGGCAACCAACTCACAATCCGCACCGGGGATGGATCGATTCATTTGCGGAAAGGCTGA
- a CDS encoding TonB family protein, producing MPITQIPFQDPVAPPEKPQPEQLGLYDTQDWETAYRDLDARVPHLLIQLQDDLQRSRKREALWLSIIVHLLLFIGLWHLDWIQKSIGWHTAVAVPLNANKNNNLTYLELPPDLQKAPRRPNTNIASDKDRIATSRHPELDPKELRKILATPPPGAPGLSAPRAAQPAQPPPAVSQNQQPAPQPGQQQAQRPQFQSDQTAQLQTPARPNEFAKFGTGMSAGSAIQQATEAAAARRGGGGGQEGDFGLGTGAHGRQLGNLEVLSDTQGVDFGPYLQRILQEVREHWYQAIPESAEMKKGKLQIEFAITKDGKVADMRLTFPSGDVALDRAAWAGISASNPFPPLPTEFTGPYLALRFRFYYNPDKSDLQ from the coding sequence ATGCCGATCACTCAAATTCCATTCCAGGACCCGGTGGCTCCGCCCGAAAAGCCGCAACCAGAACAGCTCGGGCTTTACGACACTCAGGATTGGGAAACCGCATACCGTGATCTGGACGCGCGCGTGCCGCACCTGCTCATCCAATTGCAGGACGATCTGCAACGGTCGCGCAAGCGCGAGGCGCTATGGCTGTCGATCATTGTCCACCTGCTGTTGTTCATCGGATTGTGGCATCTGGACTGGATCCAGAAATCAATCGGCTGGCATACGGCGGTCGCCGTGCCGCTGAATGCGAATAAGAACAATAATTTGACGTACCTTGAGCTTCCGCCGGATTTACAGAAAGCTCCACGTCGGCCGAATACAAACATTGCGTCCGACAAGGACCGCATCGCAACTTCGCGGCATCCCGAGCTCGATCCGAAGGAATTGCGAAAAATTCTGGCGACGCCGCCTCCCGGCGCCCCAGGACTGTCTGCTCCACGCGCGGCGCAACCGGCACAGCCGCCGCCAGCAGTGTCGCAGAATCAGCAACCGGCTCCGCAGCCGGGACAGCAGCAGGCGCAGCGTCCGCAATTCCAGAGCGATCAGACGGCGCAGTTGCAGACTCCGGCCCGGCCCAACGAGTTTGCCAAGTTCGGCACCGGTATGAGCGCAGGCTCCGCGATTCAGCAGGCGACCGAAGCAGCCGCCGCCCGCCGCGGAGGTGGCGGAGGACAGGAAGGCGACTTTGGCCTGGGCACGGGTGCACACGGCCGGCAATTGGGCAATCTCGAAGTGCTCAGCGATACGCAGGGCGTCGACTTCGGACCGTACTTGCAGCGCATTTTGCAGGAAGTCCGCGAACACTGGTATCAGGCGATTCCAGAATCCGCCGAGATGAAGAAGGGGAAGTTGCAGATCGAGTTTGCCATCACCAAAGACGGCAAAGTGGCGGACATGCGGTTAACATTTCCGTCCGGGGATGTGGCTCTGGATCGCGCCGCCTGGGCGGGCATTTCCGCTTCTAATCCGTTTCCGCCGCTGCCCACAGAATTTACTGGCCCGTATCTGGCGCTGCGCTTTCGCTTCTATTACAACCCCGACAAGTCGGATTTGCAGTAA